A stretch of Henckelia pumila isolate YLH828 chromosome 4, ASM3356847v2, whole genome shotgun sequence DNA encodes these proteins:
- the LOC140863131 gene encoding WD40 repeat-containing protein HOS15 yields MISLTSAELNYLIFRYLNESGFAHSAFALGYEAGINKSTIDGNLVPPGALVTFIQKGIQYLELEANFSNDDLDTDEDFQFLNPLDLITKDVHELQKIVKEKKEAKRKEKSKGKEKDNIENGQEHGHAIPMEKEKEIAKEKDNEKHPREKEKIEREKEKATGKEKEKSLEGAGVANHSGDEVNGRLEEIATDIGSEPMDICTRVDSLSYEISSSDVTVLQGHTSEVFACAWNPAGSFLASGSGDSTARIWTIDGPSSSNMQNGPHNVVLRHFKGRTNEKSKDVTTLDWNVDGTLLATGSYDGQARIWSRDGELISTLNKHKGPIFSLKWNKKGDYLLSGSVDKTAIVWDVKTGEWKQQFEFHSAPALDVDWRNNTSFATCSTDSMIYVCKVGENRPIKTFSGHQGEVNAIKWDPTGSLLASCSDDSTAKIWTMKQDSCLLDLKEHAKEIYTVRWSPTGAGTNHPNRQLVLASASFDSTIKLWEVDVGRLLHSLNGHRDPVYSVAFSPNGEYLASGSLDKCLHIWSVKEAKIVKTFTGNGGIFEVCWNKEGDKIAACFANNVVCVLDFRM; encoded by the exons ATGATCTCCTTGACCTCGGCCGAGCTGAATTACCTCATCTTCCGTTACCTTAACGAATCAG GGTTTGCCCATTCTGCTTTTGCTTTAGGATATGAGGCAGGGATCAATAAGAGTACTATTGATGGAAATCTTGTTCCACCCGGTGCACTTGTTACATTTATTCAGAAAGGAATCCAATATCTTGAACTAGAAGCAAACTTTAGTAAT GATGATTTAGATACAGATGAAGATTTTCAGTTCCTAAACCCCCTAGATCTTATAACCAAAGATGTACATGAACTTCAAAAGATCGTGAAAGAGAAGAAAGAAGCTAAACGGAAAGAAAAGTCCAAGGGAAAGGAGAAAGATAATATTGAAAATGGGCAGGAGCATGGCCATGCGATTCCAATGGAAAAAGAAAAGGAGATTGCTAAAGAAAAGGATAATGAAAAACACCCGAGGGAGAAAGAGAAGATAGAGAGAGAAAAGGAGAAAGCAACAGGTAAAGAGAAGGAAAAGTCATTGGAAGGTGCCGGTGTTGCAAATCATTCTGGAGATGAGGTTAATGGCAGACTTGAGGAGATTGCAACTGATATAG GTTCGGAACCTATGGATATTTGCACGAGGGTAGATTCCTTGTCCTACGAAATATCAAGCAGTGATGTTACCGTTCTGCAGGGCCATACTTCCGAG GTTTTTGCGTGTGCATGGAACCCAGCTGGGTCATTTCTTGCTTCAGG GTCTGGAGATTCGACAGCTAGAATTTGGACCATTGATGGGCCATCTAGCTCCAATATGCAAAATGGGCCTCATAATGTTGTACTGAGGCATTTCAAGGGTAGAACAAACGAGAAAAGCAAGGATGTGACCACACTTGATTGGAAT GTTGACGGTACGCTACTTGCTACTGGCTCATACGATGGTCAAGCAAGAATATGGAGTAGAGATG GGGAGTTGATAAGTacattaaataaacataaaggGCCCATTTTCTCCTTAAAGTGGAACAAGAAAGGGGATTATCTTCTCAGTGGAAGCGTTGATAAAACTGCAATTGTATGGGATGTCAAAACCGGGGAATGGAAACAACAGTTCGAATTTCACTCAG CTCCTGCCCTTGATGTTGATTGGCGAAACAACACTTCTTTTGCAACCTGCTCCACTGATAGCATGATATATGTTTGCAAAGTTGGAGAGAACCGACCAATCAAAACTTTCTCTGGCCATCAG GGTGAAGTGAATGCTATCAAGTGGGACCCCACAGGCTCGCTACTGGCTTCATGCTCTGATGATTCTACGGCAAAG ATATGGACCATGAAACAGGACTCCTGCTTGCTTGATTTGAAGGAACATGCCAAG gAGATATACACTGTCCGATGGAGTCCGACAGGAGCTGGGACCAACCACCCTAATCGGCAATTAGTGCTAGCCAG TGCCTCCTTTGattcaacaataaagctctggGAAGTGGATGTTGGGCGTCTTCTCCACAGCTTAAATGGCCACAG GGATCCTGTTTATTCCGTTGCATTTAGCCCGAATGGCGAGTATCTGGCCAGTGGATCATTGGATAAATGCTTGCACATATGGTCTGTGAAGGAAGCCAAGATAGTGAAAACGTTCACTGGAAATGGAGGGATCTTTGAAGTTTGCTGGAACAAGGAGGGTGATAAGATTGCAGCTTGTTTTGCAAACAATGTGGTTTGTGTCTTGGATTTCCGAATGTAG
- the LOC140863132 gene encoding B3 domain-containing protein At3g06220-like: MSLFLMGPGSSQPSKPSFFKVLIDQDFTRQLRLPTVFVREHKESLAEKAVIRASSGESWVVKLEHTDDGKYFTRGWSKFAEDMRLEMGEFLVFWFAGNSTFDVLVYRISGCCRRVVSSGEKADVSNKRVKITGSLEKDGSPLYFEIVLGKHHLSRVCLSVTFVKMSGLIKRKRVLLEYVPKQHFASAAVRLRPKSRVELAWPGFVQENHLVYGSTYYFEFDPEKKVIKIDEIKK; this comes from the coding sequence ATGTCTCTATTTCTCATGGGACCTGGCAGCTCGCAACCCTCCAAGCCCTCTTTTTTCAAGGTGTTGATCGACCAAGACTTCACTCGCCAACTCCGGTTGCCCACTGTTTTCGTTCGGGAACATAAGGAAAGTTTGGCAGAAAAGGCCGTCATTAGAGCCAGTTCTGGGGAATCTTGGGTGGTGAAACTGGAGCATACTGACGATGGGAAATACTTTACCCGGGGCTGGTCGAAATTTGCTGAGGATATGAGGCTCGAAATGGGGGAGTTTCTTGTGTTCTGGTTTGCTGGAAACTCCACATTTGATGTTTTGGTGTACAGGATCAGCGGCTGCTGCCGGAGAGTTGTTTCAAGCGGTGAAAAAGCTGATGTGAGTAACAAGCGAGTGAAGATCACTGGCAGCTTGGAGAAAGATGGAAGCCCACTCTACTTCGAAATAGTTTTGGggaagcatcatttatcaaggGTGTGTCTGAGTGTGACCTTCGTAAAGATGTCTGGTTTGATCAAACGAAAGAGGGTGTTGCTGGAGTACGTGCCGAAGCAACATTTTGCTTCTGCGGCGGTGCGGCTGAGGCCAAAGTCTAGGGTGGAATTGGCTTGGCCAGGATTCGTGCAAGAAAATCACCTGGTATATGGAAGTACCTACTATTTTGAATTCGATCCTGAGAAAAAAGTGATCAAGATTGATGAGATCAAGAAGTAA
- the LOC140865298 gene encoding putative cyclin-A3-1 → MADQENCVRVTRLAAKNRAAPESAPEQNKKRRVVLGEIQNIVSSQDVGLGKKVKRDAAKKKKEVKPKRDAKSSKSSAKETLDVKEDYGSGIDVVAECDDPQMCGAYVSDIYGYLQNMEMEVKRRPLADYLEKIQKDVTANMRGILIDWLVEVAEEFKLVPDSLYLTVSYIDKFLSTKAINRQKLQLLGVSSMLIAAKYEEISPPHVERFCYITDNTYSKEEVVKMEADVLKSLKFEMGNPTVKTFLRRFTRIAQEDYKDSSLQVEFLGYYLAELSLLDYECIKFLPSLVAASVIFLTRFTLQPNQHPWNSALQCRSRYKAMDLKECVRILHDLQLSKKGISLVAIREKYNQHKFKCVSTLSSPLEIPESFFEGVNID, encoded by the exons ATGGCTGACCAAGAAAACTGCGTCAGGGTCACGCGCTTGGCGGCGAAGAATAGAGCCGCGCCGGAGTCTGCGCCGGAGCAGAACAAGAAGAGGAGGGTGGTTTTGGGTGAGATTCAGAATATTGTCTCCTCTCAGGATGTGGGTTTGGGCAAAAAAGTGAAGCGCGATGCTGCAAAGAAAAAGAAGGAAGTTAAGCCTAAAAGGGATGCGAAGAGTAGTAAATCGAGTGCGAAGGAGACGTTAGATGTGAAGGAAGATTATGGTTCTGGGATTGATGTGGTTGCTGAATGTGATGACCCGCAGATGTGTGGAGCCTATGTTTCTGATATATATGGTTATCTTCAAAATATGGAG ATGGAGGTCAAGAGAAGGCCACTCGCAGATTACTTGGAAAAGATTCAGAAGGATGTAACGGCAAACATGAGAGGGATTTTAATAGATTGGTTAGTGGAGGTTGCGGAAGAGTTCAAGCTTGTTCCGGATTCGTTGTATCTAACAGTTTCCTACATCGACAAATTCTTGTCTACTAAAGCTATTAACAGACAAAAGCTTCAGCTTCTTGGTGTTTCTTCAATGCTCATAGCTGC GAAATACGAAGAGATTAGTCCTCCGCATGTGGAACGTTTTTGTTACATAACTGATAACACGTACTCCAAAGAAGAGGTAGTGAAGATGGAGGCCGATGTACTCAAATCACTTAAATTTGAAATGGGCAACCCTACCGTTAAGACATTTCTCAG AAGATTCACCAGGATTGCTCAAGAGGATTACAAG GATTCCAGTCTGCAAGTGGAGTTCTTGGGTTACTACCTTGCAGAGTTAAGTTTGCTGGATTACGAATGTATTAAATTCTTGCCCTCTTTGGTAGCTGCATCAGTCATTTTCCTGACAAGATTTACGCTTCAACCAAATCAACATCCTTGG AATTCGGCTCTGCAATGCCGTTCGAGATACAAGGCTATGGATTTAAAAGAATGTGTACGTATCCTTCATGACTTGCAACTGAGTAAAAAGGGGATTTCTTTGGTTGCAATTAGGGAGAAATACAATCAACACAAG TTCAAGTGCGTCTCAACATTATCTTCGCCTTTAGAGATACCGGAGTCGTTCTTTGAAGGCGTCAACATCGACTGA